CCTGCACCAGACCCCAgcctcctgggccccacccctggCAACCCTGCTGGCTTTGGGGAGCTTCTCCCTGCGGTCCTGCCGAGCCTGCAGCCTGGGTCCCTGGCTGCCAGCCTGCCCCCCACAGGCGAACAACTCCTGCCCGACCTGCTGATCAGCCCCCACATGCTGCCTTGTAAGGACCCACaggagagctgggggtgggggggtggggggtggttgcTGTGTCCAAAAACAGTGCTGGGGCGGGGGTTGGTTTGCAAGAAGGGTGGAGGATGAAGAGCAAAGATGCTCAAGCCAGTCCCTCCTTGGGTGGGGGGAGATCTAAGTGGGAGAGCTGACGAGATGGCCTGGCTGCTGGGCAGAGAGCAAGTCAGTGGGCTGCAGAATGAGGCGGCACAGGGCTCACAGACTGGGTGggcctgccctctgccccacaGTGACTGACCTGGAGATCAAGTTCCAGTACCGGGGGCGGCCACCCCGTGCCCTCACCATCAGCAACCCACAGGGCTGCCGGCTCTTCTACAGCCAGCTGGAGGCCACCCAAGAGCAGGTAGAGCTCTTTGGCCCCGTGAGCCTGGAGCAAGTGCGCTTCCCCAGCCCTGAGGACATCCCCAGCGACAAGCAACGCTTCTACACAAACCAGTTGCTGGATGTCCTGGACCGCGGGCTTATACTCCAGCTGCAAGGCCAAGATCTGTATGCCATCCGCCTGTGCCAGTGCAAGGTGTTCTGGAGCGGGCCCTGTGCCTCAGCCCACGGCTCACAGCCCAACCCCATCCAGCGGGAGGTCAAAACCAAGCTCTTCAGCCTGGAGCATTTTCTCAATGGTGAGGGACCCACATTATGTTCCTCCTGGCTTCCTGTCGCCCGGGAGCATGGTTCTAGCCTCTAAGGGTCTTGATCTTGCTGCAGAGCTCATCCTGTTCCAGAAGGGCCAGACCAACACCCCGCCACCATTTGAGATCTTCTTCTGCTTTGGGGAGGAGTGGCCTGACCTCAAACCCCGAGAGAAGAAGCTCATCACTGTACAGGTATACCACCATCTCCTCTCTCAAGCCCCCACTCTGCTTTGGCTTGAATATTGGGAAATCCTGGGGCTCAGCTCTTGCCCCAGGGTGGAGGCTCAGGGCTCTCTGAGCAGTGTGAACTTGGCGGCCAAAGATAATCAAGGCCCAGGGCTGTCCACACGTAACTAGCCTTTGTATGAAGGAGAAATTGGTAGCCCTTCTTCCTGATGGATGCCTCAGGCACAACTAGATTTGACAGTCCCGCCAAGGTTCTCCTGTCCCTCTTTGCCTCCCAGGTGGTGCCTGTAGCAGCTCGGCTGTTGCTGGAGATGTTCTCAGGGGAGCTTTCTTGGTCAGCTGATAGTATCCGGCTACAGATCTCAAACCCAGACCTCAAAGACCACATGGTGGAACAGTTCAAGGAGCTCCATCACATCTGGCAGTCCCAGCAGCGGTTGCAGCCTGTGGCCCAGGCCCCTCCTGTGGCAGGTCTTGGTGCTGGCCAGGGGGCCTGGCCCATGCACCCAGTCGGCATGCAACAATGAGACTGCGGATAGTGACTGGCATGGGCTTCCCAGGTGTCTGTGTGGATTCATGTGGAGGTGCAATGGCCCCAGTTGGCACCTGACTGGCTTGCAGGTCCTCTTTCTGGGTCTTCTGGAAGTGGATTTGTGctaaggagagggaagagagctCTGTGTTCCAGGCTCTCCTCGCAGCATCTGAGGGAAGCTAGAAGCCACTTTTGCTTTCAGGGCTCAGTCTTCCTGGATGTGCCTCGCCTCTGCTCACTCTGGAGGAACTCCGCCATCAGCCCCGGTGAGCAGAGAACTCCCCCAGTCCTAGGGGCCTAGCTGAGAGGGATCTGTCCCAGAGTGGCCCACCCTTGTGGTTGCCCCCCAATTCCTCAGGCAAAAACAGTCAAGTGCTGTGGGCCATGCTCTCTCAACAGGGCATGGGCCTGATCTGATTTGGGGGTTCCCTAGTTTGAGCCTCACACCCTCATATCTGAGACAGATATGCACATAGGTATTATACCAGATGCTTAAGGCTGGCAGCTACCTCCTTGAAAGAACATGGAATAGAAGtggaattttatgtatttttcagttaataaatattgaaaagatcCAGTCGCTTCCATGCTGTTCTACCAGACCCGATTTCTGATATCAGCTGGCTCTATTTCCCCTAGCACCTGCCCTCCATCTCTGGGGCCATGACACAGGGCGGGTCTGCCTTCTAGGCTGATGAGTCAGTAGGGCGCCAGGAGCACTGAACTGGCTGGCTTTGCTTTCCAGGAGGAAGCTAGCTGAAGTAAGGGtgtggatttttaaatgtatgcagcCTAAGATCCTGTCCAAGTCAAACTCTGAGTACAACCGATGTTATGCAGGAAGGTTTGTTTCGTTGGTTTCAATATTAGATAGAGCTCTGCAGTCAAGCTTATTAGCTTAAAACCCAATTACTTTAACATACTGAATGATCCTATTGatataaaactaaaga
The Panthera uncia isolate 11264 chromosome A2, Puncia_PCG_1.0, whole genome shotgun sequence genome window above contains:
- the IRF5 gene encoding interferon regulatory factor 5 isoform X2; translated protein: MRQTRPSGRPTCAVPLTRAVTSASSMMDPGTCHLSPTRSTRSALMATLLQLQRMLPSLSLTEAVQPGPPMAPYSLPKEDVKWPPTLQPPVVLGPPAPDPSLLGPTPGNPAGFGELLPAVLPSLQPGSLAASLPPTGEQLLPDLLISPHMLPLTDLEIKFQYRGRPPRALTISNPQGCRLFYSQLEATQEQVELFGPVSLEQVRFPSPEDIPSDKQRFYTNQLLDVLDRGLILQLQGQDLYAIRLCQCKVFWSGPCASAHGSQPNPIQREVKTKLFSLEHFLNELILFQKGQTNTPPPFEIFFCFGEEWPDLKPREKKLITVQVVPVAARLLLEMFSGELSWSADSIRLQISNPDLKDHMVEQFKELHHIWQSQQRLQPVAQAPPVAGLGAGQGAWPMHPVGMQQ
- the IRF5 gene encoding interferon regulatory factor 5 isoform X1 codes for the protein MNQPAPRPPPPPRRVRLKPWLVAQVNSCQYPGLQWVNGERKFFYIPWRHATRHGPSQDGDNTIFKAWAKETGKYTEGVDEADPAKWKANLRCALNKSRDFRLIYDGPRDMPPQPYKIYEVCSNGHAPAESQPSEDYAFGAGEEEEEEEEELQRMLPSLSLTEAVQPGPPMAPYSLPKEDVKWPPTLQPPVVLGPPAPDPSLLGPTPGNPAGFGELLPAVLPSLQPGSLAASLPPTGEQLLPDLLISPHMLPLTDLEIKFQYRGRPPRALTISNPQGCRLFYSQLEATQEQVELFGPVSLEQVRFPSPEDIPSDKQRFYTNQLLDVLDRGLILQLQGQDLYAIRLCQCKVFWSGPCASAHGSQPNPIQREVKTKLFSLEHFLNELILFQKGQTNTPPPFEIFFCFGEEWPDLKPREKKLITVQVVPVAARLLLEMFSGELSWSADSIRLQISNPDLKDHMVEQFKELHHIWQSQQRLQPVAQAPPVAGLGAGQGAWPMHPVGMQQ